A section of the Halocalculus aciditolerans genome encodes:
- a CDS encoding trans-sulfuration enzyme family protein, with product MGSEDSERQQFDTRAVTFGEKADAAAGGDVVSPIHLSSTFALPGLDPDFGLEDADPEKGEWLYGRLSNPTRHALEKRLASLEGGEHGFAFASGTAAIATAAMAVVEPGDHVVAFDDLYAGTKRLFERVLRDRFGVDVEFVDATDLGAVAGAVREDTALVWMETPTNPLLRLCDVRGIAAIADAAGAVFGVDNTFLSPFFQNPLALGADVVAHSATKYLNGHSDSLGGALVTNDDALAEEIAFLQQVGFGNQMAPFDAYLVLRGVKTLPVRMRQHAANAQRVAEYLDDHDRVRAVHYPGLASHPQHDLAAEQTTGHGGILSFELDGEFADAKAFLEALTDFTLAVSVGGVESLVELPAGMTHEPLPKAEREAVGITDTLVRMSVGVEHVDDLLADLDRGFAAMPESRAVN from the coding sequence ATGGGTTCGGAAGACTCTGAGCGGCAGCAGTTCGACACGCGCGCCGTGACGTTCGGTGAGAAAGCGGACGCCGCGGCCGGCGGCGACGTCGTCTCGCCCATCCACCTCTCCTCGACGTTCGCGCTCCCCGGGCTCGACCCCGATTTCGGCCTGGAGGACGCCGACCCGGAGAAGGGAGAGTGGCTCTACGGCCGGCTGTCGAACCCGACGCGGCACGCGCTGGAGAAGCGTCTGGCGTCGTTAGAGGGCGGCGAGCACGGGTTCGCGTTCGCGTCCGGGACGGCGGCTATCGCGACGGCGGCGATGGCGGTCGTCGAGCCCGGCGACCACGTCGTCGCGTTCGACGACCTCTACGCGGGGACGAAGCGGCTCTTCGAGCGGGTGCTCCGCGACCGCTTCGGCGTCGACGTCGAGTTCGTGGACGCGACGGACCTCGGCGCGGTCGCCGGCGCGGTGCGGGAGGACACGGCGCTCGTCTGGATGGAGACGCCGACGAACCCGCTGCTCCGGCTCTGCGACGTCAGGGGCATCGCGGCCATCGCGGACGCCGCCGGCGCGGTCTTCGGCGTCGACAACACCTTCCTCTCTCCCTTCTTCCAGAACCCGCTCGCGCTCGGCGCGGACGTCGTCGCGCACTCGGCGACGAAGTACCTCAACGGCCACTCGGACAGCCTGGGGGGCGCGCTCGTGACGAACGACGACGCGCTCGCCGAGGAGATCGCCTTCCTCCAGCAGGTCGGCTTCGGGAACCAGATGGCCCCGTTCGACGCGTACCTCGTCCTCCGCGGCGTGAAGACGCTCCCGGTGCGGATGCGCCAGCACGCCGCGAACGCCCAGCGCGTGGCGGAGTACCTCGACGACCACGACCGCGTGCGCGCCGTCCACTACCCCGGCCTCGCGTCCCATCCACAACACGACCTCGCCGCCGAGCAGACGACCGGCCACGGCGGCATTCTCTCCTTCGAGCTCGACGGCGAGTTCGCCGACGCGAAGGCCTTCCTCGAAGCCTTAACCGACTTCACGCTCGCGGTGTCCGTGGGCGGCGTCGAATCCCTCGTCGAACTCCCCGCCGGGATGACGCACGAACCGCTCCCGAAGGCGGAGCGCGAAGCCGTCGGCATCACGGACACGCTCGTCCGCATGAGCGTCGGCGTCGAGCACGTCGACGACCTCCTCGCCGACCTCGACCGCGGGTTCGCCGCGATGCCCGAATCCCGGGCCGTAAACTGA
- a CDS encoding DUF7542 family protein, producing the protein MPTRVTVTCPDCEFEAAFSKLRDARECVDDHERDGHDPDWRIDRLTAGVERAGDDAGVCGGDDCNPDSPLLVDRE; encoded by the coding sequence ATGCCCACGCGCGTGACCGTGACCTGTCCGGACTGCGAGTTCGAGGCGGCGTTCTCGAAGCTCCGCGACGCCCGCGAATGCGTCGACGACCACGAACGCGACGGCCACGACCCCGACTGGCGGATCGACCGCCTCACCGCCGGCGTCGAACGCGCCGGCGACGACGCCGGCGTCTGCGGCGGTGACGACTGCAACCCGGACTCTCCGCTCCTCGTCGACCGCGAGTAA
- a CDS encoding pantoate kinase, with amino-acid sequence MTDAVEVFVPGHITGLFSVHRHADPERAGSRGAGVTLTDGVTVALTPAPDSLVTLNGDPVEMPPVAGVLDALDVTAEIHAETPLPLGAGFGVSGAMALGTAYAANAAFDCGKTDNAVIRVAHEAEVSSGTGLGDVVAQARGGVPIRLEPGAPPHGRLDAIPAAARVEYLTFGGLATSDVISGSTTELSAAGEDALTALLDRPTLPGFIDAARSFARDAGVITDDVAAVLDDVDTASMAMLGRTVYTLGTGLTDAGYDAETCRVHPAGATFEE; translated from the coding sequence ATGACGGACGCAGTCGAGGTTTTCGTCCCCGGGCACATCACCGGGCTGTTCAGCGTCCACCGACACGCCGACCCCGAACGCGCCGGCTCCCGCGGTGCCGGCGTCACGCTCACCGACGGCGTCACCGTCGCGCTCACACCCGCTCCGGACTCTCTCGTGACGCTCAACGGCGACCCGGTCGAGATGCCGCCCGTCGCCGGCGTGCTCGACGCGCTCGACGTCACCGCCGAGATTCACGCGGAGACGCCGCTCCCCCTCGGCGCGGGCTTCGGCGTCTCCGGCGCGATGGCGCTCGGCACCGCCTACGCCGCGAACGCCGCGTTCGACTGCGGGAAGACGGACAACGCCGTCATCCGCGTCGCCCACGAGGCCGAAGTCTCCTCCGGAACCGGCCTCGGCGACGTCGTCGCGCAGGCCCGCGGCGGCGTTCCCATCCGCCTCGAACCCGGCGCACCCCCCCACGGCCGCCTCGACGCCATCCCCGCCGCCGCCCGCGTCGAATACCTCACCTTCGGCGGGCTCGCCACCAGCGACGTCATCTCCGGCTCCACCACCGAACTCTCCGCCGCCGGCGAAGACGCTCTCACCGCGCTCCTCGACCGCCCGACCCTCCCCGGCTTCATCGACGCCGCCCGCAGCTTCGCCCGCGACGCCGGCGTCATCACCGACGACGTCGCCGCCGTCCTCGACGACGTCGACACCGCCAGCATGGCGATGCTCGGCCGCACCGTCTACACCCTCGGCACCGGCCTCACCGACGCCGGCTACGACGCGGAGACCTGCCGGGTTCACCCGGCAGGCGCGACCTTCGAGGAGTAG
- a CDS encoding CNNM domain-containing protein, which produces MVDTFLVGAAVFCAVLLAASAFFSSAEIAIFSLQIHRVESLASSADARARTLAALREDPHRLLVTILVGNNVVNVALSTVVAALSVALLPDGAGIALATVVTSVLVLLFGEIAPKAFGVANAESWSLRVARPVAALERALGPVVWLFEHASAALTTLVAGPAVEKPYVTREEILALLHTGAQIGVIDDDERQSVNAVLSLEQEAVEELMTPRESVVAVPVSATAEAARDAALDADVTRVLVVGDTLDDVRGVVTARAAARAARDGATLDSVLDAPLSARDSWTARELYQAFREQNVAFAVVRDAGRRTVGVITRGDLADDVLWRGA; this is translated from the coding sequence ATGGTCGATACGTTCCTCGTCGGGGCGGCCGTCTTCTGCGCCGTGTTGCTCGCCGCGAGCGCGTTCTTCTCTTCGGCCGAAATCGCGATCTTCAGCCTCCAAATCCACCGTGTCGAATCGCTCGCCTCGTCGGCGGACGCCCGTGCGCGCACGCTCGCCGCGCTCCGCGAGGACCCACACCGACTGCTCGTCACCATCCTCGTCGGGAACAACGTCGTGAACGTCGCGCTCTCCACGGTCGTCGCCGCGCTCTCCGTCGCCCTCCTCCCCGACGGGGCGGGCATCGCGCTCGCGACCGTCGTGACGAGCGTGCTCGTGCTCCTCTTCGGGGAGATCGCGCCGAAGGCGTTCGGCGTCGCGAACGCCGAGTCGTGGTCGCTCCGCGTCGCCCGCCCCGTCGCCGCCCTCGAACGCGCGCTCGGCCCCGTCGTCTGGCTGTTCGAGCACGCCTCCGCCGCGCTCACCACGCTCGTAGCCGGCCCGGCCGTGGAGAAACCCTACGTCACCCGCGAGGAGATTCTCGCGCTCCTCCACACCGGCGCGCAGATCGGCGTCATCGACGACGACGAACGCCAGAGCGTGAACGCCGTGCTCTCCCTCGAACAGGAAGCCGTGGAGGAACTCATGACGCCGCGTGAGAGCGTCGTCGCCGTTCCCGTCAGCGCCACCGCGGAAGCGGCGCGCGACGCGGCCCTCGACGCCGACGTCACCCGCGTCCTCGTCGTCGGCGACACGCTGGACGACGTCCGCGGCGTCGTCACCGCGCGGGCCGCCGCCCGCGCCGCTCGCGACGGAGCGACGCTCGACAGCGTGCTCGACGCGCCGCTCTCCGCGCGCGACTCGTGGACCGCCCGCGAACTCTACCAGGCGTTCCGCGAGCAGAACGTGGCGTTCGCCGTCGTCCGCGACGCCGGGAGGCGCACGGTCGGCGTCATCACGCGCGGCGACCTCGCCGACGACGTTCTCTGGCGCGGCGCGTAA
- a CDS encoding 50S ribosomal protein L15e gives MARSFYSHIKDAWKQPGEGKLAELQWQRKQDWRQQGAIVRVDRPTRLDKARELGYKAKQGIVVARVSVRKGNARKQRHKAGRRSKRQGVNRIGRTKNIQRIAEERATRKYRNLRVLNSYWVGEDGSQKWHEVILVDPEHGAIKSDSDLNWICNDTQRNRALRGLTSAGTKGRGQRTKGKGTEKTRPSKTGGSQRKK, from the coding sequence ATGGCACGAAGTTTCTACTCCCACATCAAGGACGCGTGGAAGCAGCCGGGCGAGGGCAAGCTCGCCGAGCTGCAGTGGCAGCGCAAGCAGGACTGGCGACAGCAGGGCGCAATCGTCCGCGTCGACCGCCCGACCCGCCTCGACAAGGCCCGCGAGCTCGGCTACAAGGCGAAGCAGGGCATCGTCGTCGCGCGCGTCTCCGTCCGGAAGGGGAACGCCCGCAAACAGCGCCACAAGGCCGGCCGACGGTCGAAGCGCCAGGGCGTGAACCGCATCGGCCGCACGAAGAACATCCAGCGCATCGCCGAGGAGCGCGCGACCCGGAAGTACCGGAACCTCCGCGTCCTCAACTCCTACTGGGTGGGTGAGGACGGCAGTCAGAAGTGGCACGAGGTCATCCTCGTCGACCCCGAGCACGGCGCGATCAAGTCCGACTCGGACCTGAACTGGATCTGCAACGACACGCAGCGCAACCGCGCGCTTCGCGGGCTCACGTCCGCCGGGACGAAGGGCCGCGGGCAGCGCACGAAGGGCAAGGGCACGGAGAAGACCCGTCCCTCGAAGACCGGCGGTTCGCAGCGCAAGAAGTAA
- a CDS encoding MFS transporter, with protein sequence MTRRASGPLGVTALVSVDHFVSHVYLLALPPLFPVLAGALDASETQLALSVTLIFVAQFLCQVPAGELVDRVGGKRVVVGGLALTAVSVGLVGFATSPLHVLALAFLSGVGQAPFHPGNYALLDAAGDDATEGRQFSVHSFGGFVGFAAAPGLMVGLTALADWHTAFFAIGAAGLAYAAVLAVGLAPVHRGALADADTERASGNAAGRFESVRMLRDPLVAGMFAFFLLATLATTGVQTYTATFAVDLGYTAALGNTALTAFLAAAAVCVLAGGWLADRYDAFAIIVTSLLWAAGVLAAGFLLGLSPTVLTVAWLAAGAGYGLTLPARDRITNALSDAGDTGKGFGIVYTGLPVGGALAPVALGALSHTYSYTLAFEAVAALFLVAALVALALARHR encoded by the coding sequence GTGACGCGGCGAGCGTCCGGCCCGCTCGGCGTCACCGCGCTCGTGAGCGTCGACCACTTCGTCTCTCACGTCTACCTCCTCGCCCTCCCGCCGCTCTTCCCCGTGCTCGCCGGCGCGCTCGACGCGAGCGAGACCCAACTCGCGTTGAGCGTCACGCTCATCTTCGTCGCGCAGTTCCTCTGCCAAGTCCCCGCCGGCGAACTCGTCGACCGCGTCGGCGGGAAACGCGTCGTCGTCGGCGGCCTCGCCCTCACCGCCGTCAGCGTCGGCCTCGTCGGATTCGCCACCTCGCCCCTCCACGTGCTCGCGCTCGCCTTCCTCTCCGGCGTCGGCCAAGCGCCCTTCCACCCCGGGAACTACGCGCTCCTCGACGCCGCCGGCGACGACGCCACCGAAGGCCGCCAGTTCAGCGTCCACTCCTTCGGCGGGTTCGTCGGGTTCGCCGCCGCCCCCGGTCTCATGGTCGGCCTCACCGCGCTCGCCGACTGGCACACCGCCTTCTTCGCTATCGGCGCGGCCGGCCTCGCCTACGCCGCCGTCCTCGCCGTCGGCCTCGCGCCCGTCCACCGCGGCGCGCTCGCCGACGCCGACACCGAACGTGCGAGCGGCAACGCCGCCGGGCGGTTCGAGAGCGTCCGCATGCTCCGCGACCCGCTCGTCGCCGGGATGTTCGCGTTCTTCCTCCTCGCCACGCTCGCCACCACCGGCGTCCAGACCTACACCGCGACGTTCGCCGTCGACCTCGGCTACACCGCCGCGCTCGGGAACACCGCGCTCACCGCGTTCCTCGCCGCCGCCGCGGTCTGCGTCCTCGCCGGCGGCTGGCTCGCCGACCGCTACGACGCCTTCGCCATCATCGTCACTAGCCTCCTCTGGGCCGCCGGCGTCCTCGCCGCCGGCTTCCTCCTCGGGCTCTCCCCGACCGTCCTCACCGTTGCGTGGCTCGCCGCCGGCGCGGGCTACGGCCTCACGCTCCCCGCCCGCGACCGCATCACGAACGCGCTCTCCGACGCCGGTGACACCGGCAAGGGCTTCGGCATCGTGTACACTGGCCTCCCCGTCGGCGGCGCGCTCGCCCCCGTCGCCCTCGGCGCGCTCAGCCACACCTACAGCTACACGCTCGCCTTCGAAGCCGTCGCCGCGCTCTTCCTCGTCGCCGCGCTCGTCGCCCTCGCGCTCGCCCGCCACCGTTGA
- a CDS encoding MutS-related protein codes for MRLEEYWGVGPKTAALLSEALGVEAAVSAIESANSRALVEAGVSSGRATRILRRANGGEGLDLLATDDARDIYKDLVERAQSYAVTGHAADRIRVLTPLLDADAIEARLDLVGEARETWRGLDAGGRERVLAVFDAHDAVAGGEASAVDTAVDLLDAGFTDGVFAPLGDLDADALADASTALSALDDGGVAPGADDRLDEYRESLDAVERLARDPASVMAAVRSEGVQGTEGFREAFVEYVVDEAGVSSTRVRRATEVEAADAADFVSNTLRGLADDLREDVEQREAAVADDLRDAVDDARADVDAAVEAVDDIAFALSLARFADAFDLTRPTLVDDGLAVVGARNLDLEAEGESVQPIDYGVGVHALGASANGASGADGITFGEDATGTPMPSDDAVAVLTGANSGGKTTVLETLCEVSVLAHLGLPVPAEHAEVPVVDAVVFHRRHASFNAGVLESTLKSVVPPVTAEGKTIMLVDEFEAITEPGSAADLLHGLVTLTVDRGALGVFVTHLADDLEPLPDAARVDGIFAEGLTPDLELEVDYQPRFGVVGRSTPEFIVSRLIANARNPAERAGYEALAEAVGHEVVQRTLSDARWDA; via the coding sequence ATGCGACTGGAGGAGTACTGGGGCGTGGGCCCGAAGACGGCGGCGTTGCTGTCGGAGGCGCTCGGGGTGGAGGCGGCGGTGTCGGCGATCGAGTCGGCGAACAGTCGCGCGCTCGTGGAGGCGGGGGTGTCGAGCGGGCGGGCGACGCGGATTCTGCGGCGGGCGAACGGCGGTGAGGGCTTGGACCTCTTGGCGACGGACGACGCGCGCGACATCTACAAGGATCTCGTGGAGCGCGCGCAGTCGTACGCGGTGACGGGGCACGCGGCGGACCGGATTCGCGTGTTGACGCCGCTGCTCGACGCGGACGCGATAGAGGCGCGCTTGGACCTCGTGGGCGAGGCGCGGGAGACGTGGCGCGGGCTCGATGCGGGGGGGCGCGAGCGCGTGTTGGCGGTGTTCGACGCGCACGACGCGGTTGCGGGCGGCGAGGCGTCGGCGGTGGATACGGCGGTCGACCTCCTCGACGCGGGGTTCACGGACGGGGTGTTCGCGCCGCTCGGCGACTTGGACGCGGACGCACTGGCGGACGCGTCGACGGCGCTGTCGGCGCTCGACGACGGCGGTGTCGCGCCCGGAGCGGACGACCGGCTGGACGAGTACCGCGAGTCGCTGGACGCGGTGGAGCGGCTGGCGCGCGACCCGGCGAGCGTCATGGCGGCGGTGCGGAGCGAGGGCGTGCAGGGTACAGAGGGATTCCGCGAGGCGTTCGTCGAGTACGTCGTCGACGAGGCGGGCGTGTCGTCGACGCGCGTGCGGCGCGCGACCGAAGTGGAGGCGGCTGACGCGGCGGATTTCGTCTCGAACACGCTCCGCGGGCTCGCGGACGACCTCCGTGAGGACGTCGAGCAGCGGGAGGCGGCGGTCGCCGACGACCTCCGGGACGCGGTGGACGACGCGCGGGCGGACGTGGACGCCGCGGTGGAAGCCGTGGACGACATCGCCTTCGCGCTCTCGCTCGCGCGGTTCGCCGACGCGTTCGACCTCACGCGCCCGACGCTCGTCGACGACGGACTCGCCGTCGTGGGCGCGCGGAACCTCGACCTCGAAGCCGAGGGAGAATCCGTCCAACCCATCGACTACGGCGTCGGCGTGCACGCGCTCGGTGCGAGCGCGAATGGAGCGAGCGGGGCGGACGGGATCACGTTCGGCGAGGACGCGACGGGGACGCCGATGCCGTCTGACGACGCAGTCGCCGTGCTGACGGGCGCGAACTCCGGCGGGAAGACGACGGTGCTGGAGACGCTCTGCGAGGTGAGCGTGCTCGCGCACCTCGGCCTCCCCGTGCCCGCGGAACACGCCGAAGTCCCGGTCGTGGACGCCGTGGTCTTCCACCGCCGGCACGCGTCGTTCAACGCGGGCGTGCTGGAGTCAACGCTGAAGTCCGTCGTCCCGCCGGTGACGGCGGAGGGGAAGACCATCATGCTCGTCGACGAGTTCGAAGCCATCACGGAGCCGGGGAGCGCCGCCGACCTCCTGCACGGCCTCGTCACGCTCACGGTCGACCGCGGCGCGCTCGGCGTGTTCGTCACGCACCTCGCGGACGACCTCGAACCGCTCCCGGACGCCGCGCGCGTCGACGGTATCTTCGCCGAAGGCCTCACGCCCGACCTCGAACTCGAAGTCGACTACCAGCCGCGGTTCGGCGTCGTCGGCCGCTCCACGCCCGAGTTCATCGTCTCCCGCCTCATCGCGAACGCCCGGAACCCCGCGGAGCGCGCCGGCTACGAGGCGCTCGCGGAAGCCGTCGGCCACGAGGTCGTGCAGCGCACGCTCTCCGACGCGCGCTGGGACGCGTAG
- a CDS encoding phosphoglycerol geranylgeranyltransferase, whose translation MTTPWTDWDHVLKVDPDKELVAGETFDDVCATGTDAIEIGGTLDITAEKMERVIEACAKHDVPLYQEPSMPSVVVEDDALDGYLIPTVFNAGDVFWVTGAHKEWERIADIAWERTTTEAYIVLNDDASVAELTDADTDLTADDVHSYAKVAERLFGQDIVYVEYSGTLGDPDVVQAAQDGIDEATLFYGGGIHGYDAAYEMAQHADTIVVGDLLHDEGVDAVRETVKGAKEA comes from the coding sequence ATGACTACGCCGTGGACGGACTGGGACCACGTTCTGAAGGTGGACCCGGACAAGGAACTGGTAGCGGGTGAGACGTTCGACGACGTCTGTGCGACGGGGACGGACGCCATCGAGATCGGCGGCACACTGGATATCACGGCGGAGAAGATGGAGCGCGTCATCGAGGCGTGCGCGAAACACGACGTGCCGCTCTATCAGGAGCCGTCGATGCCGAGCGTCGTCGTCGAGGACGACGCCTTAGATGGGTATCTCATTCCGACGGTGTTCAACGCGGGCGACGTGTTCTGGGTGACGGGCGCGCACAAGGAGTGGGAGCGCATCGCGGACATCGCGTGGGAGCGCACGACGACGGAGGCCTACATCGTTCTGAACGACGATGCGAGCGTCGCGGAACTCACTGACGCGGACACGGACCTCACCGCGGACGACGTCCACTCGTACGCGAAAGTCGCCGAACGCCTGTTCGGCCAGGACATCGTCTACGTCGAATATTCGGGGACGCTCGGCGACCCCGACGTCGTGCAGGCCGCCCAGGACGGCATCGACGAGGCGACGCTCTTCTACGGCGGCGGCATCCACGGCTACGACGCCGCCTACGAGATGGCGCAGCACGCCGACACCATCGTCGTCGGCGACCTCCTGCACGACGAAGGCGTCGACGCCGTCCGCGAGACGGTGAAAGGAGCGAAAGAGGCGTAA
- a CDS encoding ArsR/SmtB family transcription factor: MPSQFPPRPRVQGSGDDDTRVLALDDADADDVFDVLAARTRREFLASLYEEPSTTSDLADRHDTSLQNTSYHLEKLQEAGLVEVAGTWYSEQGTEMNVYAPTNAGLVLFAGGEESKSVLTRALTRLFGAVALVAVLGVLVQGLVTRLPLGAPASSEADAGGGQVSTMAVSTADTQPSLLDRAVEFLSQPGVEAFLLGTGVLLVLFALWYARVYRPRRGRAA, from the coding sequence GTGCCCAGTCAGTTCCCACCGCGACCACGCGTGCAGGGGTCGGGTGACGACGACACGCGCGTCCTCGCGCTGGACGACGCGGACGCCGACGACGTCTTCGACGTCCTCGCCGCGCGGACGCGCCGCGAGTTCCTCGCGTCGCTCTACGAGGAGCCCTCGACGACCTCAGACCTCGCGGACCGCCACGACACCTCGCTGCAGAACACGAGCTACCACCTCGAGAAACTCCAGGAAGCCGGGCTCGTCGAAGTCGCCGGCACGTGGTACTCCGAGCAGGGAACGGAGATGAACGTCTACGCGCCGACGAACGCCGGTCTCGTCCTCTTCGCCGGCGGCGAGGAGTCGAAGTCCGTGCTCACGCGCGCGCTCACCCGGCTCTTCGGCGCGGTCGCGCTCGTCGCCGTCCTCGGCGTGCTCGTCCAGGGGCTCGTCACCCGCCTCCCGCTCGGCGCACCGGCGAGCTCGGAGGCCGACGCCGGCGGCGGCCAAGTCTCCACGATGGCCGTCTCGACCGCGGACACCCAGCCCTCGCTCCTCGATAGAGCCGTCGAGTTCCTCTCCCAGCCCGGCGTCGAAGCCTTCCTCCTCGGCACCGGCGTCCTCCTCGTCCTCTTCGCGCTCTGGTACGCCCGCGTCTACCGGCCGCGACGCGGCCGCGCCGCCTGA
- a CDS encoding transcription initiation factor IIB — translation MSRSTRTREEDVAERERDGDQRGCPECESSNLVQSADRGELICEDCGLVVEEDNVDRGPEWRAFNHSERQQKSRVGAPTTQTMHDKGLTTQIDWKDQDAYGRSISSKKRSQMHRLRKWQERIRTKDAGERNLQFALSEIDRMASAIGVPRSVREVASVIYRRALKEDLIRGRSIEGVATSCLYAACRKEGIPRSLEEISEVSRVERKEIGRTYRYVSQELGLEMKPVDPTKYVPRFCSELDLSEEVQSKAGEIIETTAEKGLLSGKSPTGYAAAAIYAASLLCNEKKTQREVADVAQVTEVTIRNRYQEQIEAMGLH, via the coding sequence ATGTCACGGTCCACGCGCACGCGAGAGGAGGACGTAGCGGAGCGAGAACGCGACGGCGACCAGCGGGGTTGCCCCGAGTGTGAGTCCTCGAACCTCGTGCAGAGCGCCGACCGGGGCGAGCTCATCTGCGAGGACTGCGGGCTCGTCGTCGAGGAGGACAACGTGGACCGAGGGCCGGAGTGGCGGGCGTTCAACCACTCGGAGCGCCAGCAGAAGTCGCGAGTCGGGGCCCCCACCACCCAGACGATGCACGACAAGGGTCTCACCACCCAGATCGACTGGAAGGACCAGGACGCCTACGGTCGGTCCATCAGCTCGAAGAAGCGCTCGCAGATGCACCGCCTGCGCAAGTGGCAAGAGCGCATCCGAACGAAGGACGCGGGCGAGCGGAACCTCCAGTTCGCGCTCAGCGAAATCGACCGCATGGCGTCCGCTATCGGCGTGCCGCGCTCCGTGCGCGAGGTGGCGTCGGTCATCTACCGGCGCGCGCTGAAGGAGGACCTCATCCGCGGGCGCAGTATCGAAGGCGTCGCCACCTCCTGTCTCTACGCGGCGTGCCGGAAAGAGGGTATCCCGCGCTCGCTGGAGGAGATCAGCGAGGTCTCCCGCGTCGAGCGCAAGGAGATCGGCCGCACGTATCGGTACGTGAGTCAGGAGCTCGGCCTGGAGATGAAACCCGTCGACCCGACGAAGTACGTCCCGCGGTTCTGCAGCGAACTCGACCTCTCCGAGGAAGTGCAGTCGAAAGCCGGCGAAATCATCGAAACCACCGCCGAGAAGGGGCTCCTCTCCGGCAAGAGTCCGACGGGCTACGCCGCAGCCGCCATCTACGCCGCGTCCCTCCTCTGCAACGAGAAGAAGACGCAGCGCGAGGTCGCCGACGTCGCGCAGGTGACTGAGGTCACCATCCGGAACCGCTACCAGGAGCAGATCGAGGCGATGGGCCTCCACTAG